In one Pseudarthrobacter sp. NBSH8 genomic region, the following are encoded:
- a CDS encoding OB-fold nucleic acid binding domain-containing protein: protein MPVSRLPERGRVVCQGHIESVTYMPADQNAAFTAIVSDPDIRETGAKRAQGKGGRLRVVWLGRRRVPGIAAGTEVRLEGMLSQSHGLPTMFNPRYEILSRQENE from the coding sequence ATGCCGGTCAGCCGACTGCCCGAACGGGGGAGGGTGGTGTGCCAGGGGCACATCGAATCGGTCACCTACATGCCCGCAGACCAGAACGCGGCCTTCACTGCCATCGTCTCGGACCCCGACATTCGCGAGACCGGTGCCAAGCGGGCCCAGGGAAAGGGCGGCCGCCTTCGCGTGGTCTGGCTGGGGCGGCGCAGAGTGCCGGGCATCGCCGCCGGAACGGAAGTACGCCTCGAGGGCATGCTGTCCCAAAGCCACGGCCTGCCCACCATGTTCAATCCACGCTATGAAATACTTTCCCGCCAGGAGAACGAATGA
- a CDS encoding DUF3159 domain-containing protein, whose product MTSPQQPEPSEQPEPSAVQGFAEGYAAKAGLHRTHDGRIDVLKSAGGIQGIAESIVPGMVFLIAFTISRDLTPSLVAALASAAVFTVVRLVQRRPLTQALAGVVGVGISAWLANTTGKAEDFYLPGFFTNTAYILAMVISIAIKWPVAGLLFGIIRTEGLDWRKDPARLKAYRLGTWIIVAVLVLRLVVQVPLYLMGADGLAALATTRLIMGAPLYILGVWIAWLVTRPVPAAADARTSDQPSKPSSSDA is encoded by the coding sequence ATGACCTCGCCCCAGCAGCCCGAGCCGTCCGAACAGCCCGAGCCGTCCGCAGTGCAGGGTTTTGCGGAGGGCTATGCAGCCAAGGCCGGCCTGCACCGCACGCATGACGGCCGGATCGATGTCCTGAAGAGCGCCGGCGGAATCCAGGGCATCGCCGAGAGCATTGTGCCAGGCATGGTCTTCCTGATCGCCTTTACTATCAGCCGGGACCTGACGCCGTCGCTGGTGGCGGCGCTGGCCTCCGCCGCGGTCTTTACGGTGGTCCGCCTCGTCCAGCGGCGTCCGCTGACCCAGGCCCTCGCCGGCGTGGTGGGGGTGGGCATCTCGGCCTGGCTCGCCAACACCACGGGCAAGGCCGAGGATTTCTACCTCCCGGGCTTCTTCACCAACACCGCTTACATCCTCGCCATGGTGATTTCCATCGCGATCAAGTGGCCGGTGGCCGGCCTGCTGTTCGGGATCATCCGCACCGAAGGCCTGGACTGGCGCAAAGACCCCGCGCGGCTCAAGGCGTACCGCCTGGGCACGTGGATCATCGTGGCGGTCCTGGTACTTCGGCTGGTGGTCCAGGTTCCCCTGTACCTGATGGGCGCGGACGGACTGGCCGCCTTGGCCACGACCCGCCTGATCATGGGTGCGCCGCTCTATATCCTGGGCGTCTGGATCGCATGGCTGGTCACCCGGCCGGTACCGGCCGCCGCCGATGCGCGGACGTCGGATCAGCCGTCGAAGCCGTCGTCCTCCGACGCCTGA
- a CDS encoding TrkA family potassium uptake protein, whose amino-acid sequence MKVVIVGAGSVGSSIARELLAHKHEILLIDLKPEVIGRSGLRGAHWLVGDACELSTLQGAKVEDADVVVSATGDDKVNLVVSLLAKTEFGVGRTVGRVNNPKNDWMFNDSWGVDVAVNTPQLMTALVEEAVEIGDLVRLLTLQTGVASLVEFTVPHDSHVIGLTVGDIQWPEDATLVAILRDHAPITPSRDDVIDGGDELFFVTTIAAEDHLRALLSTESADEPAAASHEPEGVQPAGTQASEDDGFDG is encoded by the coding sequence GTGAAAGTAGTTATCGTCGGTGCCGGCAGCGTCGGGTCTTCGATCGCCCGGGAACTGCTGGCCCACAAGCACGAAATCCTGCTGATCGACCTCAAACCTGAGGTCATCGGGCGCAGCGGGCTGCGCGGCGCGCACTGGCTGGTGGGCGACGCCTGCGAGCTCAGCACCCTGCAGGGAGCGAAAGTGGAGGATGCCGACGTCGTTGTTTCAGCCACTGGCGATGACAAGGTGAACCTTGTGGTCTCGCTCCTGGCCAAGACCGAATTCGGGGTGGGCCGCACAGTGGGCCGGGTCAACAACCCCAAGAACGACTGGATGTTCAACGACTCGTGGGGCGTCGACGTCGCCGTCAACACCCCCCAGCTGATGACGGCCCTTGTGGAGGAAGCGGTGGAGATCGGCGACCTGGTCCGGCTCCTGACGCTGCAGACCGGCGTCGCTTCACTGGTGGAGTTCACGGTCCCGCACGATTCCCACGTCATTGGCTTGACGGTAGGCGACATCCAGTGGCCCGAGGACGCCACACTGGTGGCAATCCTCCGGGACCACGCGCCCATCACTCCCAGCCGTGACGACGTCATTGATGGCGGGGACGAACTGTTTTTTGTCACCACCATCGCGGCAGAGGACCACTTGCGTGCGCTGCTGTCGACCGAATCAGCAGACGAGCCGGCGGCGGCCTCCCATGAGCCCGAAGGCGTGCAGCCTGCCGGAACTCAGGCGTCGGAGGACGACGGCTTCGACGGCTGA
- a CDS encoding TrkA family potassium uptake protein gives MAHFVIMGCGRVGATLAHTLEDAGHSVAIIDQDDRAFRRLRQGFTGRKVTGVGFDRDTLQQAGVAEAYAFAAVSSGDNSNILATRVARETFHVPHVVARIYDPGRAEIYQRLGIPTVAAVRWSADQVLRRILPEQHLAGDFREPSGRLVLAEVDLDAGWIGHRISEVERAAEIRVAYLTRFGEGMLPETGTSYQDGDTVHAMLPVDRSSQVAQILAKAPAKEL, from the coding sequence GTGGCGCATTTCGTGATCATGGGATGTGGCCGGGTAGGGGCCACTCTGGCGCATACGCTGGAGGACGCCGGTCATTCCGTCGCCATCATCGACCAGGACGACCGCGCGTTCCGCCGGCTTCGGCAGGGCTTTACAGGCCGGAAAGTCACTGGGGTGGGCTTCGACCGGGACACGCTCCAGCAGGCCGGAGTGGCCGAGGCTTACGCCTTCGCCGCCGTTTCCAGCGGCGATAACTCCAATATCCTGGCCACCCGCGTGGCGCGCGAAACGTTCCATGTCCCCCACGTTGTGGCCAGGATCTACGACCCCGGCCGCGCCGAAATCTACCAGCGGCTCGGCATCCCCACCGTTGCAGCCGTCCGCTGGAGCGCAGACCAGGTATTGCGCCGCATCCTGCCCGAGCAGCACCTCGCCGGCGATTTCCGCGAACCTTCCGGCCGGCTGGTCCTCGCCGAAGTGGACTTGGACGCCGGCTGGATCGGCCACCGGATCAGCGAGGTCGAAAGGGCTGCCGAAATCCGGGTGGCGTACCTCACCAGGTTCGGCGAGGGCATGCTTCCCGAAACCGGGACTTCCTACCAGGACGGCGACACCGTCCATGCCATGCTGCCGGTGGACCGCAGTTCCCAGGTCGCCCAGATCCTGGCCAAAGCACCTGCCAAGGAGTTGTAG
- a CDS encoding APC family permease — protein MLTILNAVKRVLVGRPFRNDRLAHTLLPKRIALPVFASDALSSVAYAPDEILLTLALAGVSAVAFSPWVGLAVMVVLLTVVASYRQNVHAYPSGGGDYEIANENLGKFSGLTVASALLVDYVLTVAVSMSSAATYLTTAVPSLHGQQALFATIGVVILALVNLRGIKEAGSVFAVPTYIFMATILGMTAVGVFQAATGQLGEAPSAAFEIVPAPGFDEGLVGLAGAFLLLRAFSSGAAALTGVEAISNGVPNFKAPKSKNAATTLLLLGSIGAAMLAGIMYLANATKVHIVLDPATEFLLDGLPLPEGYIQSPAISQIAQTVFGPGSIPFFIVVAATGVILVFASNTAFNGFPVLGSILAQDGYLPRQLRTRGDRLAFSNGVLALAAGALVLILAFNADVTKLIQLYIVGVFISFTLSQLGMIRHWGRHLKLAKDKTARRRMVKSRTINTIGFGMTALVLVIVLITKFQQGAWIALLAMLVLFLIMWSIRAHYDNVAKELAVDEDSSPRALPTRVHAVLLVSHVRKPVLRALAYARASRPSRLDAITVDINAEETAHTVADWEKLEIPVPLTVLASPYRETITPIMEYVKNMRRDSPRDLIVVYIPEYVVGKWWEQLVHNQTALRIKTRLHFEPGVMVASVPWQLKSSEEAKNMQDIR, from the coding sequence GTGCTGACAATATTGAATGCCGTGAAACGGGTGCTGGTGGGCAGGCCCTTCAGGAATGACAGGCTCGCCCATACGCTGCTCCCCAAACGGATAGCACTCCCGGTCTTCGCCTCGGACGCGCTGTCGTCCGTGGCCTACGCGCCCGATGAAATCCTGCTCACCCTGGCCCTTGCCGGCGTCAGTGCAGTGGCCTTTTCGCCGTGGGTGGGCCTGGCCGTCATGGTTGTCCTCCTCACGGTGGTGGCGTCGTACCGGCAGAACGTCCACGCCTACCCTTCAGGCGGCGGAGACTACGAGATCGCCAACGAGAACCTGGGCAAGTTTTCCGGGCTGACTGTGGCCTCGGCGCTCCTGGTGGACTACGTCCTGACGGTGGCCGTCTCAATGTCCTCGGCGGCCACCTACCTCACCACGGCAGTGCCGTCCCTTCACGGGCAACAAGCCCTGTTCGCCACCATCGGCGTCGTGATCCTTGCCCTGGTCAACCTCCGCGGTATCAAGGAGGCCGGCAGTGTTTTTGCCGTCCCCACCTACATTTTTATGGCGACGATCCTCGGGATGACGGCGGTGGGCGTCTTCCAGGCCGCCACCGGCCAGCTGGGCGAAGCCCCGTCAGCGGCCTTCGAGATTGTGCCGGCCCCCGGATTCGACGAAGGGCTGGTGGGCCTGGCCGGAGCCTTCCTGCTGCTGCGGGCGTTCTCCTCCGGCGCTGCCGCCCTGACGGGGGTCGAGGCCATCAGCAACGGTGTACCCAACTTCAAGGCGCCCAAGAGTAAAAACGCGGCCACCACCTTGCTGCTGCTCGGCTCCATCGGCGCCGCGATGCTGGCGGGCATCATGTACCTCGCCAACGCCACCAAGGTCCACATTGTGCTGGACCCGGCCACGGAGTTCCTCCTGGACGGCCTGCCGCTGCCCGAAGGTTACATCCAGAGCCCGGCCATCAGCCAGATCGCGCAGACGGTCTTCGGGCCTGGCTCCATCCCCTTTTTCATTGTGGTGGCCGCCACAGGCGTGATCCTGGTGTTTGCCTCGAACACCGCCTTCAACGGGTTCCCGGTACTGGGCTCCATCCTTGCCCAGGACGGTTACCTGCCGCGCCAGCTGCGGACCAGAGGGGACCGCCTGGCGTTCAGCAACGGTGTCCTTGCCCTGGCCGCCGGAGCGCTGGTGCTGATCCTCGCGTTCAACGCCGACGTCACCAAACTGATCCAGCTCTACATCGTGGGCGTCTTTATCTCCTTCACCCTCAGCCAGCTGGGCATGATCCGGCACTGGGGGAGGCACCTTAAGCTCGCCAAGGACAAAACCGCCCGACGCCGAATGGTTAAGTCCCGCACCATCAACACCATTGGGTTCGGCATGACGGCCCTCGTGCTGGTGATCGTCCTGATCACCAAGTTCCAGCAAGGGGCGTGGATTGCGCTGCTGGCCATGCTGGTGCTGTTCCTCATCATGTGGAGCATCCGGGCGCACTATGACAACGTCGCCAAGGAGCTGGCCGTGGATGAGGACTCCTCGCCGCGGGCCCTGCCAACTAGGGTGCACGCTGTACTGTTGGTGTCCCATGTGCGCAAGCCTGTGCTGCGCGCCCTGGCTTACGCACGGGCCTCGCGGCCATCGCGCCTGGACGCCATCACGGTGGACATCAACGCTGAGGAGACCGCGCACACGGTTGCCGACTGGGAAAAGCTGGAGATCCCCGTGCCGCTGACCGTGCTTGCCAGCCCCTACCGCGAAACCATTACACCCATCATGGAATACGTAAAGAACATGCGCCGTGATTCCCCCCGCGACCTGATTGTGGTCTACATCCCCGAATACGTTGTCGGAAAATGGTGGGAACAGCTGGTTCACAACCAGACAGCATTGCGCATCAAAACCCGGCTGCACTTCGAACCTGGCGTGATGGTGGCCAGCGTTCCGTGGCAGCTCAAATCGTCCGAAGAAGCCAAAAACATGCAGGATATCCGATGA
- a CDS encoding class I SAM-dependent RNA methyltransferase, whose translation MNPQTQTPSAAATAAPTELVLDVGPVAHGGHCVARHEGRVIFVRHGIPGEKVRARLTDAGESAKFWRADVVEVLEASPDRVEHFWRPADSLRAWAHGHPPVGGAEFGHVSLTRQRALKSAVLAEQLQRLAAVERLPDGLDLGNVVEAVNAGGADSSQETAPTSDAGIGLGWRTRASFSVTPGGKLGMHAHRSDHIIAVREMPLASEGINRLRLWDLDLTGIERVEVAAPSNGSRPLVLLAPAPGTKPKRLSAIAAQLPDDVSVATFDPLTGEVAQLRGRTWVQETAAGHDYRVTGAGFWQIHRDAPGTLVGAVTEFLHTGGFLEPGSVVADLYAGAGLFTAPLADAVGETGSVLSVEGAPGTSRDARKNLHGAPQVEIEHGRVERVLRQKPRNFDAILLDPPRAGAGKPVVSQLVAAGPRAIAYVSCDPASFARDVGYFQQAGWSLAGLRAFDLYPHTHHVETVALLTPGP comes from the coding sequence ATGAACCCCCAGACCCAGACCCCCTCCGCAGCTGCCACGGCAGCCCCCACCGAGCTGGTGCTCGACGTCGGTCCGGTGGCCCACGGCGGCCATTGCGTGGCCCGCCACGAGGGCAGGGTGATCTTTGTCCGGCACGGCATCCCCGGCGAAAAAGTACGCGCCCGCCTCACAGACGCGGGGGAGTCGGCCAAGTTCTGGCGCGCCGACGTTGTTGAGGTGCTGGAGGCCTCCCCGGACCGGGTGGAGCACTTCTGGCGACCGGCGGACTCCCTCCGCGCCTGGGCCCACGGGCATCCGCCGGTGGGCGGCGCCGAATTCGGCCACGTCTCACTGACCCGCCAGCGTGCGCTCAAGTCGGCGGTACTGGCCGAACAGCTTCAGCGGCTCGCCGCCGTCGAACGCCTGCCCGACGGGCTGGACCTCGGAAACGTAGTTGAAGCCGTGAACGCGGGCGGGGCCGATTCCAGCCAGGAGACGGCGCCAACGTCCGACGCCGGCATTGGCCTGGGGTGGCGGACGCGCGCCAGCTTCTCGGTGACCCCGGGCGGCAAACTTGGCATGCACGCGCACCGGTCCGACCACATCATTGCTGTCCGGGAGATGCCGCTCGCATCGGAGGGCATCAACCGGCTGCGCTTATGGGACCTCGACCTGACAGGCATCGAACGCGTGGAGGTGGCGGCACCGTCGAACGGTTCACGCCCCTTGGTGCTGCTGGCTCCTGCTCCCGGCACCAAGCCCAAACGGCTCAGCGCCATCGCGGCCCAGCTTCCGGATGACGTTTCGGTGGCCACTTTCGACCCCCTGACCGGGGAAGTTGCGCAGCTTCGGGGCCGGACCTGGGTCCAGGAGACCGCAGCCGGCCACGACTACCGGGTCACCGGCGCAGGTTTCTGGCAGATCCACCGCGACGCGCCCGGGACGCTTGTGGGGGCCGTCACAGAATTCCTCCATACCGGTGGATTCCTGGAACCGGGTTCCGTAGTGGCTGACCTCTACGCCGGCGCCGGGCTGTTCACGGCCCCGCTGGCTGACGCGGTGGGGGAGACCGGCTCCGTTCTCTCGGTCGAAGGTGCACCGGGAACCAGCCGGGACGCCCGGAAGAACCTTCACGGTGCGCCGCAGGTGGAGATCGAACACGGACGCGTGGAACGTGTCCTCCGCCAAAAGCCGCGGAATTTCGACGCTATCTTGCTGGATCCTCCCCGGGCCGGCGCCGGGAAGCCCGTGGTCAGCCAACTGGTCGCTGCCGGCCCCCGCGCTATCGCCTACGTATCCTGTGATCCGGCATCGTTTGCCCGGGACGTGGGGTACTTCCAGCAGGCAGGGTGGTCCCTGGCCGGCTTGCGGGCCTTCGATCTCTATCCGCACACCCACCACGTGGAGACGGTGGCGTTACTGACGCCGGGTCCGTGA
- the acnA gene encoding aconitate hydratase AcnA: MSTVDSFGSKGKLNVAGTEYEIFRLNSVEGAENLPFSLKVLLENLLRTEDGANITADHVRALAGWDPNAQPDTEIQFTPARVIMQDFTGVPCVVDLATMREAVKELGGDPKRVNPLAPAEMVIDHSVQIDVFGNSGALERNMEIEYQRNGERYQFLRWGQTAFDDFKVVPPGTGIVHQVNIEYLARTVMTREIDGVLRAYPDTCVGTDSHTTMVNGLGVLGWGVGGIEAEAAMLGQPVSMLIPRVVGFKLTGSIPAGATATDVVLTITEQLRKHGVVGKFVEFYGEGVAAVPLANRATIGNMSPEFGSTAAMFPIDDVTLDYLRLTGRSDENVALVESYAKEQGLWHDASREIKFSEYLELDLSTVVPSISGPKRPQDRIELADAKEQFRKDIHNYVAIEDGSVDESLDESFPASDAPSFTHPDSHTTETSRVVSAANGAHGRPSNPVHIKTEDGREFELDHGAVSIASITSCTNTSNPSVMLAAALLARNAVDKGLTSKPWVKTSVAPGSKVVTDYYNKSGLTPYLEKLGFYIVGYGCATCIGNSGPLDAEISEAIQANDLSVTAVLSGNRNFEGRINPDVKMNYLASPPLVIAYALAGSMDFDFDTDSLGKDEAGNDVFLKDIWPNPVEVQQVIDSSIDKDMFARGYEGVFDGDERWKALDTPAGDTFAWDPNSTYVRKPPYFDGIKAQPEPVQDISGARVLLKLGDSVTTDHISPAGSFKSDTPAGQYLLANGVERKDFNSYGSRRGNHEVMIRGTFANIRIKNQILDGVEGGFTRDFTQADGPQAYVYDAAQNYQAAGTPLVVLAGKEYGSGSSRDWAAKGTALLGVKAVVAESYERIHRSNLIGMGVLPLQFPAGESAATLGLTGTETFAVEGVIALNEGTTPKTLKVTATAEDGSAKSFDAVLRIDTPGEADYYRNGGILQYVLRQISAN, from the coding sequence ATGAGCACTGTGGACAGCTTCGGTTCAAAAGGCAAACTTAATGTAGCCGGAACCGAATACGAAATTTTCCGGTTGAACTCCGTTGAAGGTGCAGAAAACCTTCCGTTCAGCCTCAAGGTATTGCTTGAAAACCTGTTGAGGACCGAGGACGGCGCGAACATCACGGCCGATCACGTGCGAGCCTTGGCTGGCTGGGATCCTAATGCCCAGCCCGATACAGAAATCCAGTTCACGCCTGCCCGCGTGATCATGCAGGACTTCACCGGCGTCCCCTGCGTGGTGGACCTGGCGACAATGCGTGAAGCGGTCAAGGAACTCGGCGGCGACCCCAAGCGGGTCAACCCCCTCGCTCCGGCGGAAATGGTCATTGACCACTCCGTGCAGATCGACGTCTTCGGTAACTCCGGCGCGCTGGAGCGCAACATGGAGATCGAATACCAGCGCAACGGCGAGCGTTACCAGTTCCTGCGTTGGGGCCAGACCGCATTCGATGACTTCAAGGTTGTTCCCCCGGGAACCGGCATTGTGCACCAGGTCAACATCGAGTACCTGGCGCGCACCGTCATGACCCGCGAAATCGACGGCGTTCTCCGGGCGTACCCGGACACCTGCGTCGGCACCGACTCGCACACCACCATGGTCAACGGACTGGGTGTCCTGGGCTGGGGCGTTGGCGGCATCGAAGCCGAAGCGGCCATGCTGGGACAGCCTGTCTCGATGCTCATCCCGCGTGTTGTGGGCTTCAAGCTGACCGGGTCCATTCCGGCTGGCGCCACCGCCACGGACGTGGTGCTGACCATCACCGAGCAGCTGCGCAAGCACGGTGTTGTGGGCAAGTTCGTCGAATTCTACGGCGAAGGTGTCGCGGCCGTGCCGCTGGCCAACCGCGCCACCATCGGCAACATGAGCCCGGAATTCGGCTCCACCGCCGCAATGTTCCCCATCGATGACGTCACATTGGACTACCTGCGCCTCACCGGCCGCTCGGACGAAAATGTGGCGCTCGTGGAGTCCTACGCCAAGGAGCAGGGCCTCTGGCACGATGCTTCCCGCGAGATCAAGTTCTCCGAGTACCTCGAGCTGGACCTGTCCACGGTTGTTCCCTCCATCTCCGGCCCCAAGCGTCCCCAGGACCGCATTGAGCTGGCGGATGCCAAGGAACAGTTCCGCAAGGACATCCACAACTACGTCGCCATCGAAGACGGCAGCGTGGACGAGTCCCTGGACGAGTCCTTCCCCGCATCGGATGCCCCGTCGTTCACGCACCCCGACTCGCACACCACCGAGACCAGCCGTGTTGTGTCCGCAGCGAACGGCGCCCACGGGCGTCCGTCCAACCCGGTGCACATCAAGACTGAAGACGGCCGCGAGTTCGAGCTGGACCACGGAGCGGTATCCATCGCCTCGATCACGTCCTGCACCAACACGTCCAACCCTTCGGTGATGCTGGCCGCAGCCCTGCTGGCCCGCAACGCCGTCGACAAGGGCCTTACCTCGAAGCCGTGGGTCAAGACCTCCGTGGCCCCCGGGTCCAAGGTTGTCACCGACTACTACAACAAGTCTGGCCTGACCCCGTACCTTGAGAAGCTTGGCTTCTACATCGTGGGTTACGGCTGCGCCACCTGCATCGGTAACTCCGGACCGCTGGACGCCGAAATCTCCGAGGCCATCCAGGCCAACGACCTTTCCGTCACCGCGGTGCTTTCCGGTAACCGCAACTTCGAAGGCCGGATCAACCCGGACGTGAAGATGAACTACCTGGCGTCCCCGCCGCTGGTCATCGCGTACGCCCTGGCCGGTTCCATGGACTTCGACTTCGACACCGATTCCCTGGGCAAGGATGAAGCAGGCAACGACGTCTTCCTGAAGGACATCTGGCCCAACCCGGTTGAGGTCCAGCAGGTCATCGATTCCTCGATCGACAAGGACATGTTCGCCCGCGGCTATGAAGGCGTCTTTGACGGCGACGAGCGCTGGAAGGCGCTCGACACCCCGGCCGGCGATACCTTCGCCTGGGATCCGAACTCCACCTACGTCCGGAAGCCCCCGTACTTCGATGGCATCAAGGCGCAGCCGGAACCCGTCCAGGACATCTCCGGCGCACGCGTGCTGCTGAAGCTGGGCGATTCGGTCACCACCGACCACATCTCCCCGGCCGGTTCCTTCAAGTCGGACACGCCCGCCGGCCAGTACCTGCTGGCCAACGGCGTGGAGCGCAAGGACTTCAACTCCTATGGCTCACGCCGTGGCAACCACGAAGTCATGATCCGCGGCACCTTCGCGAACATCCGCATCAAGAACCAGATCCTGGACGGCGTCGAAGGTGGCTTCACCCGCGACTTCACCCAGGCTGACGGCCCGCAGGCATATGTCTACGACGCCGCGCAGAACTACCAGGCAGCCGGCACCCCGCTGGTGGTCCTGGCGGGCAAGGAATACGGTTCCGGATCCTCGCGTGACTGGGCAGCGAAGGGCACCGCTCTGCTGGGCGTCAAGGCCGTCGTCGCCGAGAGCTACGAGCGTATCCACCGCTCCAACCTGATCGGCATGGGCGTCCTTCCCCTGCAGTTCCCGGCTGGAGAATCCGCAGCCACCCTGGGCCTGACCGGCACGGAAACCTTCGCGGTTGAGGGCGTCATTGCCCTGAACGAAGGCACCACGCCTAAGACGCTCAAGGTCACCGCCACAGCAGAAGACGGCTCCGCAAAGTCCTTCGATGCAGTGCTCCGCATCGATACCCCGGGCGAAGCCGACTACTACCGCAACGGCGGCATCCTGCAGTACGTCCTGCGCCAGATCTCCGCCAACTAG
- the dxs gene encoding 1-deoxy-D-xylulose-5-phosphate synthase, translating into MGILDTIRNPQDLNQLSHGQLEELAAEVRSFLITNVSQTGGHLGPNLGVVELTLAVHRIFDSPRDSIVFDTGHQSYVHKLLTGRQDFSTLRQQGGMSGYPSRAESEHDIVESSHASSSLSWADGISRARQLTGEGDRYTVAVVGDGALTGGMAWEAINNIAADKRRRVVIVVNDNGRSYAPTVGGFADYLASLRPTIDSFRAAPAYEGTLDWWKKKLQNGGPVGQFTYKSLHAMKKGIKDWWAPQGMFEDLGMKYIGPVDGHNLQAMEHALSTARNYAGPVIVHAMTEKGHGYAPARAHEADQFHAVGIIDPETGEPTGVSGAQSWTSVFADEIAKIADERPDIVGITGAMLIPVGLHKFAAKHPNRVIDVGIAEQHALTSAAGMAFGGLHPVVAVYATFLNRAFDQLLMDVALHKAGVTIVLDRAGVTGPDGASHHGMWDMAMVQIVPGLHLAAPRDASRLREGLREAVAINDAPTVVRFSKGTVGAEVEAIERLGDGVDVLARRPAGSTENDVLIVSVGAMSELALDVSNRLGAQGISTTVVDPRWVLPVRRSIIALASHHRLVICIEDGVRAGGVGSRIRQEMRAAGVDTALNEVGLPAEFLDHGTRSQVLERVGLTAQQITHDVVAQVLGTKVPFARPLPGQEHPTTGSLPIL; encoded by the coding sequence TTGGGAATCTTGGACACCATCCGGAATCCGCAGGACCTGAACCAGCTGTCTCACGGGCAGCTCGAAGAGTTGGCCGCTGAGGTCAGGAGTTTCCTGATCACCAACGTCTCCCAGACAGGTGGGCACCTCGGGCCCAACCTCGGCGTTGTGGAACTGACCCTTGCAGTGCACCGCATCTTCGATTCGCCCCGGGACAGCATCGTGTTCGACACGGGCCACCAGTCCTACGTGCACAAGCTCCTCACCGGCCGCCAGGACTTCAGTACCCTGCGCCAGCAGGGCGGCATGTCCGGCTACCCGTCCCGCGCCGAGTCCGAGCATGACATTGTGGAAAGCTCCCACGCGTCCTCCTCCCTCTCCTGGGCGGACGGCATCTCCCGGGCACGGCAGCTAACCGGGGAGGGCGACCGCTACACCGTCGCGGTTGTGGGCGACGGCGCCCTGACCGGCGGCATGGCCTGGGAAGCCATCAACAACATTGCGGCAGACAAGCGCCGCCGCGTGGTGATCGTCGTCAACGACAACGGCCGCTCCTATGCCCCCACGGTGGGCGGCTTCGCGGACTACCTCGCCTCGTTGCGTCCCACGATCGACTCGTTCCGCGCAGCCCCTGCCTATGAGGGCACGCTGGACTGGTGGAAGAAGAAGCTCCAGAACGGCGGCCCCGTAGGCCAGTTCACTTACAAGAGCCTGCACGCCATGAAAAAGGGCATCAAGGACTGGTGGGCGCCGCAGGGCATGTTCGAAGACCTCGGCATGAAGTACATCGGCCCGGTTGACGGCCACAACCTGCAGGCCATGGAGCACGCTCTATCCACGGCCAGGAACTACGCCGGCCCGGTGATTGTCCACGCCATGACCGAAAAAGGGCATGGCTACGCCCCGGCCCGGGCCCATGAAGCGGACCAGTTCCACGCCGTCGGTATTATCGATCCGGAAACTGGCGAACCGACGGGAGTTTCCGGGGCACAGTCCTGGACGTCTGTTTTTGCCGACGAGATCGCGAAGATCGCAGACGAACGCCCCGACATTGTGGGCATCACCGGCGCCATGCTTATTCCCGTGGGCCTGCACAAGTTTGCGGCCAAGCACCCGAACCGGGTGATCGACGTCGGCATCGCCGAGCAGCATGCGCTGACGTCCGCCGCCGGCATGGCTTTCGGCGGGCTCCACCCCGTGGTGGCCGTGTATGCAACCTTCCTGAACCGCGCCTTTGACCAGCTCCTGATGGACGTGGCACTGCATAAAGCCGGTGTCACCATCGTCCTGGACCGTGCCGGTGTCACCGGCCCGGACGGGGCCAGCCATCATGGTATGTGGGACATGGCAATGGTTCAGATCGTGCCCGGACTTCACCTCGCCGCGCCCCGTGACGCCTCCAGGCTGCGGGAAGGGCTGCGCGAGGCCGTGGCCATCAACGACGCCCCCACCGTGGTTCGTTTCTCCAAGGGAACCGTGGGGGCCGAAGTGGAGGCCATCGAACGGCTGGGCGACGGTGTTGACGTGCTGGCGCGCCGGCCGGCCGGGTCCACCGAAAACGATGTCCTCATCGTCAGCGTCGGAGCCATGTCCGAACTGGCGCTCGACGTCTCCAACCGCCTGGGCGCCCAAGGCATCAGCACCACCGTGGTGGACCCGCGCTGGGTGCTGCCCGTACGGCGTTCCATAATTGCGCTGGCCTCCCACCACCGGCTGGTCATCTGCATCGAGGACGGTGTCAGGGCAGGCGGCGTCGGATCGCGCATCCGCCAGGAAATGCGGGCAGCCGGCGTTGACACCGCGCTGAACGAGGTTGGGCTCCCTGCGGAGTTCCTGGACCACGGCACGCGGAGCCAGGTGCTGGAGCGCGTCGGGCTGACGGCCCAGCAGATCACGCACGACGTCGTCGCCCAGGTTTTGGGCACAAAGGTCCCCTTCGCGCGCCCGCTGCCGGGCCAGGAGCACCCCACCACCGGCAGCCTGCCCATCCTGTGA